A segment of the Alistipes communis genome:
TTTTTACCATAGACATTTTATTAGGGAAACGTAGGTTCAACTGGCAAGTACAAATAAGTAGAAATGTTTGAACAACACCGTTTTAGGAAGTTGAAAAATCAAGTTTCTCTCTCGGTATAGCGTTTATTTTGGCCAATATCTTCTTTAGTTTGGCATTTGTGTATTTCCCATTCGTGTTCTATTTAGCTCCTTATTATGAGTATGTAGCAAGTTGCTTATCAAATTCAGCCTCTTTGAGGGTCAAATATGGTTTTGCAAATGGTGACTGACAAGACATAAACAAGGTCAGCAGGATTTTTTACATAAATGGACATGAATGTATATAACCTAAAATAAGAATAAATTTTAATAAGGGCTGCCCAAAAAGAAAAAAATGCAGTTGCCATCCTATAGATACTTGCAGAAAGGATAAAATTTACTTTTAGACCTTTTGGGATAGCCCTTATTAATACTTCAGATAAAATTCCTTAGGTTATATTTTCAATCCTTTGAACCGGGTTTCCTCCTTGGCATACAGTCCCGGACGCCCGATTATGACATGGTTGGCAACGATACTATCCGCCGGACTGCGTATCTGCGGCGGTGCATTTTCGGGATATTGCGCCTGCCTGTTCCTCACATCTTCCGCTTCCGGCTTGACCTGTTGCCCTTCATTCTCCTTTTCTGCGACTTCGGGCGTGGGTGGCGCAAGCTCCAGCTGAATTTTTCGGTCAAGGGCGGCAAGTTCGGATTTCAACTGCTTCAGCTCGTCCTCCTTCTTCCACACCTTACCCGCTATCTCCTGTAACTGCGGTATCTCCATCTCCAGCACCTCGTTCTTCGCCTTGTACTGGTCGATGATGGAGGGTATCCTCTCCATCGCGTTGAGGAAGTTGCGGGCGGCGGCCAACGGGTCAGCCATCGCCAGATGCCCGTTGTTGTAGGTGTACTTGTAGTTCCCCTCGACCACGAAGCGGTTGTCGGTGAACTCCAATCCCTCTTTGAGTATCCTTTCGCTCACCACCTTTATCGGAAAACCGTACAGTTCACCGACCTGCGTGTACAACCCTCCGGTCGTGGCATTCTTGGCTATCTCCTGCAAACGCTTTCCGATGACCTTCTCATCGGCGGAATCCACTCCGTCCACCTTTATTATATTAAGGCGGTTGCCCTCCTTGTCGGTCTGCACCACCGAAAGGAAGCGGTTCCAGTCCTCCGTCATGGCATCTATGAAAGCCGTGTTGTTACGCAACTCGCCCGTCTTCGACTCTAACTTGAACTCCGAATCACGCTTGCCCTTGTTAAACGACTTGCGTTCCCCTTCGAGCGATGCGATCCGCTTTTCCAGTTTCGCCTTGTCCAACAGGTCGGTATTGCCGGATAGCAACGCCATATATTCCGAGAAATTCATGCCCGATTTTTCGTCCATTGCCCCCTCGTCGATGGTACGCGCACCCATCGCACCGCTTTTGAGCTGGCTTATGAAAGTCTGCTTGCAGTGCAGGAGGTTGAACTTGTAGCTGTCCAGTGACTTCTCCACCGCGTAGATGATTACGTCCACGTTGTTCCCGGCGAAATGCTTGGCAATTTCGTTTCCGGCTCTAACTCCGCGTCCGTCACGCTGTTGCAGGTCGGACGGTCGCCACGGCGTATCGAGATGATGAATTGCCACACACCTTTTCTGTGCGTTCACACCCGTTCCGAGCATGGAGGTGGAGCCGAACAGAACACGCACCGTTCCGGCATTCATGGCGTCTATCACCGCCTTCCGCGCCTTGTCGGTCTTGCACTCCTGAATGAAGCGCACCTCGCTTGGCGGTATGCCGTAGTCCTCCGTCAGTTTGCGCTTGATTTCCGAATAGACGTTCCACCCGTCGCCCGGCTGATATGTCCCCAAGTCCGAGAAAACGAACTGCGTGCCTTTCTGCGCGTCGTATTTTTGGTAATACTCCGCGATCATCTTGGCACAGTGGCTCGCCTTGTTATCGGGGTGGTCTTCATAATGCGGGTCTATCATGCGCATGTCGAGTGCCATCTTGCGGGCGTAGTCGGTGGCGATAAGCATCTTCGCCTTTTCCTCCGTTTCCGAAAGCGGCAGCCTGCCCAGAAGTGTGGCATCGCCAGTCTTGGCGAACTGCATCAGCTTCTGTATGAAGTCCTCCTGTTCCGGCGTGGGCGGTATATGGTGCAGTATCTCGTTCTTGGCAGGACGGTCAACGCCCACATCCTCCGCCGTGCGGTAGTCCGTGATTTCATTATAGAAGGCGGCAAGCTCCGGCACTTTGATGAAGTAGCGGAAACGCTCCTTCTGGACCACATTGTTCGTCACGTTAAATTCAAAATCCGTCGTCTTCTTGGCGAATATCGCCGCCCAAGCGTCGAAACATCGGATGTCCTGCCGTTCCAGCTCCTTCGGACGCAAATACTTGAACAGCAGATACAACTCCGTCAGCGAGTTGCTGATGGTAGTACCCGAAAGGAAGGTCGCTCCCAAGTCTCTGCCCGTGCGCTCCTGTATGGTGCGTATGGCAAAGAGCATGTTCAGTGCCTTCTGGCTTCCCTCGCTGTTGCCCAGTCCCGCCACACGGTCATGGCGCGTGTTGAACGTCAGATTTTTGAACTGGTGGCTCTCATCTATGAAGATGTGGTCGATGCCCATCTGCTTGAAATCCACCACGTCGTCCGTGCGTGACTTTATGGCGTGTTCCACCTTCTCCAGCTTCGCTTCAAGGTTGTGCTTGCGCTTCTCCAATCCTTTCAGCATCGCCCGCGACACGTTCTTTCCCTGCTGCCGTAGCACTTCGAGGTTTTCCTCCACCGTGTCAAGCTCCGCTTGCAGGATGCGCTGCTGCAACTCCGGCGACTGCGGTATCTTGCCGAACTGGTCGTGCGACATGATGACGCAATCGTAGTCGTTGTTCTTTATATTATTGAAGAAGCGCACACGGTTGGCGGTCGAAAAGTCCTTCTCCGAAGCGTACAGAATACGTGCGTTGGGATATGCCGCCTGATAGGTGGCTGCAATCTCCGCAACGTTGGCTTTCAGCCCGATAATCATCGGCTTGTGTGCCAAATTCAGACGCTTCATCTCATGCGCGGCGATGCACATTATCAGCGTCTTACCGGTTCCCACCTCGTGGTCGCAAATTCCGCCGCCGTTCTGTTTCAACATCCAGACGCAATCCATCTGTGAGGGATAGACGCTCTTGATACCCCGGCTTGCCAGCCCTTTCAGGTTGAGGTCGGGAAAAGTCTGGTGCGAGCCGTCATACTTCGGGCGCACGAAACAGTTGAACTTGCGGTTATACATCGTCACAAGCCGCTCCTTGAACTGCGGCGACTGCTCTTCCAGCCATTCGGAAAAACCGTTTCGTATCTCGTCAATCTTGGCGTTGGCGAGCTGTATTCCCTCGCTGTCGCGCACCTTGATGTCGTTGCCATGCTCGTCCTTGCCGATGGACTTCATCATGTCAGGGCAGGTGTTGTGCAGGGCGTGTTTCAGGAGGTGCATACCGTCATAGTTCCGGTAATACCCCTTCACCAGAAACTCGTCCGTGATTTTCATGGTGCGGTAGCCGCACGCCACCGAAAACTCGTCCATGCTTGCGGAATAGGCGATTTTCACCTCCGTGTCGAACAGCCGGCTCATGTAGGCGGCATAGACACCCGTCGGAATCCATCGTTCCCCGAAATTGAAGTCCAGATCCTCGAAGGCGATGCGCGGCGGTTCGGCTTCTTTCAGAGCTTCCAACGCCTGCTTCACCTCCGGCATACGCTCATTTTCGGGATTGTCGCCCATCCAAGCCTCTATGCGTTCCGCCTTCTCTATCACGTTCCCGGCAATGAAGCGGTCTTTGATCTCGTAACCGGTCACGAGCGGATTATAATAGATGCGCCCTTGCAGGGCTGTGAGCAATTCCTCCGCCGTGCTGTCGGTTATCGTTCTCATATAGTCAATATCGACAGTGCCGAACTTGTTGAGCGACGCGGACAGGGCTTCTTCGGGTGTGCCTACGTTGGCATGGCTCTCCACCGCGAAGGAAACAGGATGCTCGAAGATGTCCGCCTTGACGAACTTTCCGTTCTCCACCCGTTCCAGCGAAAGGATGTCGCGCCCGCCCGCATCCATCATCACTAACTTCACGTTCTGCTTGGCGTTGAGGTTGCCGTAGCGCATGACAAACTCATCGTAACAGGTATTCAGATGCTCTCGCCACGGAACATTTGCCTCGCGCCGGAGCGATTCATAACGATACAGACGCTCGTAGGCGTCACGCAGTGACACATACAACAACGCCTTTTCCTTCTGGTATCCTTTCAGGTTGAGCGGCTGGAATGTCGCCCCGTATGGCGTGATGTCTTTCAGGTAGCCGATGTTATGACGCCCCCGGTCAGCCACCAGCGACCCTTCGCGCAGGTGCATCTCCGGCGTGCGGTGGTAGGCACGCGGAGAAAGGTCCACGATTTCCTCCTTCGGCTTTTCCGCTTCGATGTCGGGGAAAAGGGAGGTTGCCACCGCTTCCGATGGGGTATCTGTAACGGCAGGTGCTGCGACTGCCTCCGGCTGTGTTTCCTCCTGTCGAGGTTGCTCACGGGGCGTTTCCGACATAGCTTTCACTTCCGTCTTTTCCGCCGCCGCTTGTTTCTCGTTATGCTGTCTCGCCAGCTCCCGAAGTTCTTTCCTGCGTTCCGGTGTCAAACCCATCATCATTTCATAGAAGCCGTTGATGGGAGGATTGGTATCCCAGTCCAACGTGGCATAGATGTCGTCCGGGTCGGCAGGCTTGGCGGTGTTCTCCGTTTTAGCCTCCTTGTTCTCTGTTACAGTCTTAGGGGTGGTAGCCGTCGGCACAGCCGTAACATTTTGTGTGACATGCACCTGTGGCTTGGGTAGAACGCGCCTTGCCGGGCTTTCCTTTTTCGCCTCCTTTTTCTTTTTGGCGGTTTTCGGTTGTTGGCTGACTTCTTCCGTCATCCCCCAGAGGTCGAGCAAGGATAGCTGCACACCGTCAAAATATTTCGGACGTGGCTCTATCTCCGGCTTTTCCTCTGTGGGTTGCGGTTTCTCCGTCGGAGTTTCCACCGCCTGCATCGAAGATGTTGTTTCCATCTTTATGGCAGTACGCTCCACCTCCTTTTGAACGGTAACTTTTTCTTCCGTTCCCGACTGCCGGATTGAACCCGAATACAGACGCATGGCGAGCCTGTAATGGAAATCCTCGTCGAGCATACGGTGCAAATCCCCGGCGATGCCTGCTGCCTTGCCCTCGTGCAGATAGACCATAGCGGGCTTCCCGTATGGGTCGGTGTCAAGTTTCGACGTCGTATGCACGATGCGTTCCGGGTGGTGGATGAAATAGGCGTTGTCGGTCAGGTCGGTTTTCGTGTCCGTCTGTATTACGGTCATCAGCCGCTCGTCCTGCGACATTTCCTTCTTGCTGAGGTTCTTTTGCAGGACAATCAGGTCACTGCCCACTTCTGTCCCCGCGTTGTCCGTGAACAGGTTGTTGGGCAGGCGTATCGCGGATACCAGATCAGCCTTACTGAACAGCTCGTTACGCACGGAGGTCTTGGTGCTGTTCAATACCCCTTGCGAGGTGATGAACGCCACGATACCGCCGTCACGCACGGCATCCAGTCCTTTGAGAAAGAAATAGTTGTGGATGGCTTTCTGGGCGGAGCGTCTGCCGAATGAGTCGCTCCGCTGAAACTCAGGGTCGAACACGGTTATGTCTCCGAACGGAATGTTGGACACCGCCAAGTCGAAATAATTGTTGAACGGTCTTTCGATTTTCTCAAAACCGCAGGTGCGCATTTTCTTGCCGGGATAGAGATGCCTCAGGATTGTACCCGTGAGCAGATCCTTCTCGAAAGCCATCACATCCGCATTGGGGTTGTGCCGCAGCATGGAATCCACGAACACGCCAACACCCGCCGACGGTTCGAGCATACGGGCGGGGCGGATGCTGTAATCTGCCAGCACGTCCGCGATGGTGTCGGTTATCTCTTTGGGGGTGTAGAAAGCGGTCAGCACGGACGCTTTCAGCGAATCCACAAACCGCTTGTACTCTGTTTCGTCCTTGCTGTTCTCACGGATAAGCCTGTGCAACTCCACCGTCGGGGCGAACAGTTCGAGGTCGGATTTCGCCCACCGGACGGCATCCGTCAGTTCCTTTGCAGGGTTGAGGATACATTTCAGACCGCCGAAACCGCAGTACCTTTGAAGTATGGCACGCTCTTCGGTTGTCGCTGTCCTGTTTTCCCTGTCAAGGATGAATGCCGTCCGTATCGCCTCGATGTTGTCCCGCAGTTTCTGTTTGCGGTTAAACGCCATATTCCCCGATATAAAGGACGGTTGCCCCCGTCAGCTCCGTGTAGAGCAGGTCGTAATCGGAAGACAGGGCGAAATTGTCATCCGAGAGGTCATAGACGGAGAACACGTTGCCGACAAGCGGCAGCAGTTTCAGGACAAAGGCTTCACGCTTCTCTTCCGGCACTTCATCGGCAAACTCGTTTTCCACGACTTCGCGGAGGATGGCGTAACGGGAATAATGCAGCCCGCGCAGCAGCGTGTCCATCGCCAGTTCCTGCGCACCATCGGCGGGATAGCCTTCAAGCCGTGCCCTCTCATACGTTTCGGCGGCACGGTCGGCCCGTTCCCGTATGAAAGCGGTGTCGTCAGCCTGTTCAAACTTGTTCGTGCGGAGATAGTCCAGCAGGTACAGACCGTAATAGGAAAAGTCGGTCTGACCCTCGTTTTTCTTCTTGTTGTTCATTACTTTGGATTTAGCGGATTGATAATTAACGGGATAATCGGTTGGAAAAAGGAAGAAAAAGGCACTCGGTATCCCTCCGAGTGCCACCACTAAATCCAAAGTATGAGTGTAATCCGGTATCGAAGAACAATTCATTACTCTGAACAAGTGGCAAAGTTAATACTATTTCTTCCGTCCTGAAAATTTCTTGCCCTTTTTAGCCTCCGGGAACACGAAAGTCATGTTATATTCCCCGTCAAAGGCTACGACGGCATCGAAACTCTTGCCTTGTTTGCTCTTGAAGCCTTTGAGCAACTTGGTATGTCCTTCGGTGAGCAGGTCTTTGATTTCGTCGTCGGACAGGGTGCGTCCCGCTTTCAGCCGGAACACGGGCAGACCGCACTCGGCGTTGTCGCATCTGACGACCTTCCCGTAGAACCGCATCCTGCCCGTGCCACACTTGGGACAGGCACAGCCGGAATCACGGCTGCCGAAGAGCTTGTCGCACGAGAGCAGTTCGGAAGTGATTTCCCGTGTGTACGCCTCTATCTCCCTGTGGAAAGCGTCGGCGGACACCTCGCCGCGCTCGATGCGGGCAAGCTCCCGTTCCCATTCGCCCGTCATGGCTACGTCGGCTATGCGCATCGTCTTGACGACGGAGTTGAGGGCAAGACCTTTTTCGGTAGGCACAAGCGATTTCTTGCAACGTTCCATGTAACCGCGCTTGAAGAGCGTTTCGATGATGGAGGCGCGTGTGGCGGGAGTGCCGATGCCGCAGTCCTTCATTGCCTGACGCAGCGCGTCGTCCTCAATTTCCTTGCCAGCCGTTTCCATCGCTGAAAGCAGGGTGGCTTCGGTATGCAGCGGTTTGGGCTTGGTTCTTCCTTCTGTGACGGATACGCCCTTAATCGTCAGATAATCGCCTTCATGCAAATCAGGCAATATCACATCTTCCTTCTCCTCGCCATAGACGGCACGCCATCCGGCTTGTTTGACAACGCTACCTTTCACGGTGAACTCCACTCCGGCACATTCCGTCGTGATAATGGTCACGTCTTTGACACATTTTTCGGAGAATGCCTCGACCATGCGTCCGGCAATCATGTGGTAGAGGATGCCGTCCTCTTTGGAGAGGAAGAGCGGCTTCTCGCCCGTGACGAGCAGGGCATGGTGGTCCGTCACCTTTCCGTCGTCCACGCTGCGGCGTGTCGGTGTAGCTTTCGCCCGCACCTTGTCTTTCCATTCTGGCTGCGTGCCGATGAAGGCGAGCAGCTTGGGGATTTCGGCGTACACGTCTTCGGGGATGTAGCGGCTACCCGTTCTCGGATAGGTTATCAGTTTCTTCTCGTAGAGTTTTTGCGCAGTTTCAAGCGTCTGTTCCGCCGTGAAACCGTGCTTGGTGTTGGCTTCCTTCTGGAGGGTGGTCAGGTCGTACAGCAACGGAGTGTCCTCCGTCTTCTCCTTGCGTTCGGCTTTCGTTACTGTTGCGCAGCCTGCCTCCTTTACCTTGTTATATAGTTCCATCGCCGACTCTTTCTCCTTCCATTTCTCGGAGGATGAGAATTTCACGATCTCGCCGTCGCAACCGTCCGTTGCGATATGGAGCTGCCAGAAGGCTTCGGGCGTGAAACGGCGGTTCTCCCAGTAGCGTTCACACACCATCGCCAGCGTGGGTGTCTGCACCCGTCCGACGGAATACGTGCCGTGTCCGGCGGCGATGGAGAGTGCCTGCGTGCCGTTGATGCCCACGAGCCAGTCGGATTCGCTCCGCGCTTTGGCGGTGAGGTATAGGTTGTCATACTTGCTGCCGTCTTCGAGTTTCCGCAGTCCCTCGCGGATAGCCTTGTCGGTGAGAGAGCTGATCCACAGGCGCACGAAAGGAGTGGTGCTGCCCGTGTAGTGGTAGAGGTAGCGGAAGATAAGCTCTCCCTCGCGTCCGGCATCGGTCGCCACGATGATTTGTTCGCTTGCATCGAACAGTCTTTTGATGACTTTTATCTGCGACACCACGCCGCTGTCGGGCTTGTAGCCCTTCTCTGTCCTGACCTGACGGGGGACGAGCGTGAAGGTGTCGGGGATAATCGGGAGGTTGTCACGGACAAAGCCGCGCACGCCGTAGCCGTCGGGCATGGCAAGCTGGACGAGGTGTCCGAATGCCCATGTCACGGCATAGCCGCCTCCTTCGAAATATCCTTCCTCTCTTTTTGTCGCGCCCACGATGCGGGCGATTTCACGTGCCACGGAGGGCTTTTCTGCAATGATTGTCTTCATGTTTTCTTGCTTTTGTTGTTGATACTTTGGATTTTATTTTGGATTCAGTGGTGGACACGGGATTACATTTTCATGCCTTTGTTGTTTTTCTTCGGTTTGTCCTGCTGCTGTTGCTGGCGGGCGGTCTTCGGGGCTGTCTGACCTTTCTGCAAAGGCTCTTTCAGGTTCTTTGTCGCCTCGTTGGTCTTGCCCTCGTTGTTCACCGCCACCTGCGTGCGGCTCTCGTTGGACGAGGCGACCTGCTGCCCGATGTCGGGATTTGTTTCGTAGCGGTACGGGCGACCCTTCTCCGGGTTGAACTTGATATACATCGTGGCATGGAAGCCCTGCTTGTCGGTCACGTTCTCCAGTTTCACGGCTTTGCCCGCCACGTAGTCGGCTTTCTGCTGGTCGGTGAAGTTCACGTCGCTCCATTTGCTGATGGGGCGGATGCTGCCGTCCTCGTTCGTCCACGTGTTGCGGCGTTGCTCCTTCTTGGTCCGGTCGGCATTTTCCCCGCCCTGCGCCTGACTTTTAGAGGTGTCGCCTTTGGCTTCCTGTGTCTGTGCGGTACGGGGCGACTTGCCGGTTCCCGGCACGAACTCCACGCCGCGCTGCTCCACGTTCACTTGCAGGGTGGTGACGAACTTCCTGCCGTCGTTGCGCTCGATGAGCTTGTCGCGCACGGGCAGTCCGGCGCGGAGCATGTCCCGCTCCTGCGCGGTGATTTCCGTCTTGCCGATGCGCTCCGGGATGCGCACCTTGCTCGCCGGAATGTCCGTGATTTCATTCGTCTTGCGGTCGATGCTGATGTAGGAGGGGATGATCTCGCTCGTTTCCTTGTCCACGATGTCCACGACCCTGCCGAGGTTGCCCGTCTCGCACAGGTTCTTCCGGTCGTCGTCGGAGAATTTGTGTTCTTTGTACTCGTCCAGTTTCTGCTCCTTGCGGATGAAGTGCGGCACGAGGCTGACATTCCCCTCGCCGTCCTTCTTGAAGGAAAGGCGGGCGTCCAGCTCGAATGATTCACCACCGAAGGTGGGCTTGACCTTCACCAAGTCGGACTTGCCGTAGTGGAGCATTTTCGTAAGGTCGCCGGACTTTTCAAGGTCGTCGCGCTTCACGCCCCATCTGTCCTCCAGTTCCTGCCAGTTGATTTTACCCTCGTCGATGGGCCGGTAGCCCCGTTTCCCCTGCGTCTGTTCGGAAGTGTCCTGTTGCTGTTCTTTCTGTTGTTTCATGTTCTCCTGTTTTTGAGGTTCTTGTTTCTCTGTCTGTTGCGCAGCTTGCTCTTCCATCACCTGCTGTTGATAGGGGAAGGTGTCGATTTTGTGCGGTGCGAGGATTTGTTTGTTCTGGTACGGATGCTGGAGCAGGTCTTTCATCACGCCCAGCATGGAATCCACTTGGTCCGCCGCGATGCGGTAGAAACCGAAGCGGCTGGGTTCCTTGCACTGTCGGAAGAAGTTCTTGAAGAAGTTGTCCAGCACGTCGCCATGTCTGTCGAATTGCAGGAAACTCTGCGCGTTCTCCGCTTTCGCGGGGGTGCGCTTGGGTGTGCCGTCCGCGTTCAGCCCGGCTACCACGCTGATCTCGCCCGTCTTTTCGTCACGGACTACCAGCACGTCCTTTTCGTCTTTTTTCTTTGCCATCTGAAAAATGTTTTAATGGGTTATTTATGAAAGAAATTATGGATACGCGCCTTGTAGAAGGCTATATCTTCCTTTTTGAAGTCCTTGATATGGTTGGAAAGGAATGTCAGCACGTCTTCCTCGCTGTAATAGGTTTTCTTGCCCAGTGTCTTGTAGGGCAATGCGCCGACACTGCGGTAGCGTTGCAGGGTGCGCTTGCTTATCTGGAGCAGCATACACAAGTCCTGATTGTCGAAAAGGCGGATGCTTTCCGTGATGGAGGGCTGTCGTTCCTCCACCTTCATCGCCAGCAGCAGTTCGTCCTGACGGTCGAGCCGTTCCATCAGCTTCTGCATCCAGCCCTCGAAGTTGTTTCGTGTGAGCAGTTCCATGACCTATGTCCTCCTTCCTTTGGGGCTGCCTCCAGTGCGCAGCGTGTGGTTGCGTTTCAGCTCCTGCGGTGTCGCGGCGTCCTCGTTGACGGTACACTCATCAAGCAGGCGGTCTATTTCAGACTGTCGGTAGCGGCATTTGCCGCGAAGCACGACATAGCCGATGCGTTGCTCGCTGCGCATACGCTGGAGGGTGCGGGTACTTACGTTAAGCAGGTGCGCCGCTTCGCGTGTGGTGAGCAACCTGTCGGGCGATGCCGCTTTCTTGTCGCCGGAGACGGCACGGACGTGTGCCGCAATCTCTGCTATCTGTTCCGTCAATGACCGGAAGACGGAACTTTCCATCGTTATCACTTTCATATTCAGTCCTTTCTTTTTGTTTATTTTCATGAACATAAGCTGCTCCTCGGCATATCGTTCAAGCAAGCTTGACGCTCTGCACTCGGCTTGCTCTATGTTTCTGCGGCAAAAATCGGCAATAAACAAAAGGGG
Coding sequences within it:
- a CDS encoding N-6 DNA methylase — translated: MAFNRKQKLRDNIEAIRTAFILDRENRTATTEERAILQRYCGFGGLKCILNPAKELTDAVRWAKSDLELFAPTVELHRLIRENSKDETEYKRFVDSLKASVLTAFYTPKEITDTIADVLADYSIRPARMLEPSAGVGVFVDSMLRHNPNADVMAFEKDLLTGTILRHLYPGKKMRTCGFEKIERPFNNYFDLAVSNIPFGDITVFDPEFQRSDSFGRRSAQKAIHNYFFLKGLDAVRDGGIVAFITSQGVLNSTKTSVRNELFSKADLVSAIRLPNNLFTDNAGTEVGSDLIVLQKNLSKKEMSQDERLMTVIQTDTKTDLTDNAYFIHHPERIVHTTSKLDTDPYGKPAMVYLHEGKAAGIAGDLHRMLDEDFHYRLAMRLYSGSIRQSGTEEKVTVQKEVERTAIKMETTSSMQAVETPTEKPQPTEEKPEIEPRPKYFDGVQLSLLDLWGMTEEVSQQPKTAKKKKEAKKESPARRVLPKPQVHVTQNVTAVPTATTPKTVTENKEAKTENTAKPADPDDIYATLDWDTNPPINGFYEMMMGLTPERRKELRELARQHNEKQAAAEKTEVKAMSETPREQPRQEETQPEAVAAPAVTDTPSEAVATSLFPDIEAEKPKEEIVDLSPRAYHRTPEMHLREGSLVADRGRHNIGYLKDITPYGATFQPLNLKGYQKEKALLYVSLRDAYERLYRYESLRREANVPWREHLNTCYDEFVMRYGNLNAKQNVKLVMMDAGGRDILSLERVENGKFVKADIFEHPVSFAVESHANVGTPEEALSASLNKFGTVDIDYMRTITDSTAEELLTALQGRIYYNPLVTGYEIKDRFIAGNVIEKAERIEAWMGDNPENERMPEVKQALEALKEAEPPRIAFEDLDFNFGERWIPTGVYAAYMSRLFDTEVKIAYSASMDEFSVACGYRTMKITDEFLVKGYYRNYDGMHLLKHALHNTCPDMMKSIGKDEHGNDIKVRDSEGIQLANAKIDEIRNGFSEWLEEQSPQFKERLVTMYNRKFNCFVRPKYDGSHQTFPDLNLKGLASRGIKSVYPSQMDCVWMLKQNGGGICDHEVGTGKTLIMCIAAHEMKRLNLAHKPMIIGLKANVAEIAATYQAAYPNARILYASEKDFSTANRVRFFNNIKNNDYDCVIMSHDQFGKIPQSPELQQRILQAELDTVEENLEVLRQQGKNVSRAMLKGLEKRKHNLEAKLEKVEHAIKSRTDDVVDFKQMGIDHIFIDESHQFKNLTFNTRHDRVAGLGNSEGSQKALNMLFAIRTIQERTGRDLGATFLSGTTISNSLTELYLLFKYLRPKELERQDIRCFDAWAAIFAKKTTDFEFNVTNNVVQKERFRYFIKVPELAAFYNEITDYRTAEDVGVDRPAKNEILHHIPPTPEQEDFIQKLMQFAKTGDATLLGRLPLSETEEKAKMLIATDYARKMALDMRMIDPHYEDHPDNKASHCAKMIAEYYQKYDAQKGTQFVFSDLGTYQPGDGWNVYSEIKRKLTEDYGIPPSEVRFIQECKTDKARKAVIDAMNAGTVRVLFGSTSMLGTGVNAQKRCVAIHHLDTPWRPSDLQQRDGRGVRAGNEIAKHFAGNNVDVIIYAVEKSLDSYKFNLLHCKQTFISQLKSGAMGARTIDEGAMDEKSGMNFSEYMALLSGNTDLLDKAKLEKRIASLEGERKSFNKGKRDSEFKLESKTGELRNNTAFIDAMTEDWNRFLSVVQTDKEGNRLNIIKVDGVDSADEKVIGKRLQEIAKNATTGGLYTQVGELYGFPIKVVSERILKEGLEFTDNRFVVEGNYKYTYNNGHLAMADPLAAARNFLNAMERIPSIIDQYKAKNEVLEMEIPQLQEIAGKVWKKEDELKQLKSELAALDRKIQLELAPPTPEVAEKENEGQQVKPEAEDVRNRQAQYPENAPPQIRSPADSIVANHVIIGRPGLYAKEETRFKGLKI
- a CDS encoding type IA DNA topoisomerase translates to MKTIIAEKPSVAREIARIVGATKREEGYFEGGGYAVTWAFGHLVQLAMPDGYGVRGFVRDNLPIIPDTFTLVPRQVRTEKGYKPDSGVVSQIKVIKRLFDASEQIIVATDAGREGELIFRYLYHYTGSTTPFVRLWISSLTDKAIREGLRKLEDGSKYDNLYLTAKARSESDWLVGINGTQALSIAAGHGTYSVGRVQTPTLAMVCERYWENRRFTPEAFWQLHIATDGCDGEIVKFSSSEKWKEKESAMELYNKVKEAGCATVTKAERKEKTEDTPLLYDLTTLQKEANTKHGFTAEQTLETAQKLYEKKLITYPRTGSRYIPEDVYAEIPKLLAFIGTQPEWKDKVRAKATPTRRSVDDGKVTDHHALLVTGEKPLFLSKEDGILYHMIAGRMVEAFSEKCVKDVTIITTECAGVEFTVKGSVVKQAGWRAVYGEEKEDVILPDLHEGDYLTIKGVSVTEGRTKPKPLHTEATLLSAMETAGKEIEDDALRQAMKDCGIGTPATRASIIETLFKRGYMERCKKSLVPTEKGLALNSVVKTMRIADVAMTGEWERELARIERGEVSADAFHREIEAYTREITSELLSCDKLFGSRDSGCACPKCGTGRMRFYGKVVRCDNAECGLPVFRLKAGRTLSDDEIKDLLTEGHTKLLKGFKSKQGKSFDAVVAFDGEYNMTFVFPEAKKGKKFSGRKK
- a CDS encoding DUF1896 domain-containing protein, whose translation is MNNKKKNEGQTDFSYYGLYLLDYLRTNKFEQADDTAFIRERADRAAETYERARLEGYPADGAQELAMDTLLRGLHYSRYAILREVVENEFADEVPEEKREAFVLKLLPLVGNVFSVYDLSDDNFALSSDYDLLYTELTGATVLYIGEYGV
- a CDS encoding DUF3945 domain-containing protein, whose protein sequence is MAKKKDEKDVLVVRDEKTGEISVVAGLNADGTPKRTPAKAENAQSFLQFDRHGDVLDNFFKNFFRQCKEPSRFGFYRIAADQVDSMLGVMKDLLQHPYQNKQILAPHKIDTFPYQQQVMEEQAAQQTEKQEPQKQENMKQQKEQQQDTSEQTQGKRGYRPIDEGKINWQELEDRWGVKRDDLEKSGDLTKMLHYGKSDLVKVKPTFGGESFELDARLSFKKDGEGNVSLVPHFIRKEQKLDEYKEHKFSDDDRKNLCETGNLGRVVDIVDKETSEIIPSYISIDRKTNEITDIPASKVRIPERIGKTEITAQERDMLRAGLPVRDKLIERNDGRKFVTTLQVNVEQRGVEFVPGTGKSPRTAQTQEAKGDTSKSQAQGGENADRTKKEQRRNTWTNEDGSIRPISKWSDVNFTDQQKADYVAGKAVKLENVTDKQGFHATMYIKFNPEKGRPYRYETNPDIGQQVASSNESRTQVAVNNEGKTNEATKNLKEPLQKGQTAPKTARQQQQQDKPKKNNKGMKM
- a CDS encoding helix-turn-helix domain-containing protein; translation: MKVITMESSVFRSLTEQIAEIAAHVRAVSGDKKAASPDRLLTTREAAHLLNVSTRTLQRMRSEQRIGYVVLRGKCRYRQSEIDRLLDECTVNEDAATPQELKRNHTLRTGGSPKGRRT
- a CDS encoding helix-turn-helix domain-containing protein, which produces MELLTRNNFEGWMQKLMERLDRQDELLLAMKVEERQPSITESIRLFDNQDLCMLLQISKRTLQRYRSVGALPYKTLGKKTYYSEEDVLTFLSNHIKDFKKEDIAFYKARIHNFFHK